A stretch of DNA from Sphingomonas sp. SORGH_AS_0879:
CGCGCCGTGCCAGATGGACGCGCGCATGGCCTGCAACTGTATCTCGCGCCATGCATAGGCGAGTCCGCGCTGGTCCTCGCACCATGCATCGATCGTCGCGCCGAGCAGATGGGCGAGGCCCCACGCATCGCCCGTGGCCGCCGACAGCGCCTGTGCCTGTGTCGCGAACCATTGTGCGGCGCGCGCCATGACGGTGTCGGCGGCACGCAGCATCAGCCCGTCCATGTCGCCGAAATGATGATAGATGGACGACACCGGTATCGCCGCGTCGCGCGCGACACCCCGCGCGGAAATCCCGCTGCTGCCCGCCCGCTCCCATGCGCGCAGGACCGCGCCGACCAACCGGTCGCGGGTGGGTTCGATGTCCGCCATCGCTACCGATTAACCGGGCGGGTCGCCCGTGTCTTCCAAATACATTCGTTCTACAAAATTTTTTCGGGAGCCGGACGATGAACCAAAATTTCCCTTATGCGAACATCTTAACTCCGGTGAACGGGATGATGTGTAATAGAACTGACATCGCATTGACGGCGATGTGAAATACATTCGTTCTAGCGACAGCCCCAACAGTGAACCTTGGGGGTAACAATATGTCGATTTTCCCGTCAGCCACCGTGTCCAGTATCGCGATCGCCGCCGCGACGATCGCTGCTACGCCAGCATCCGCGCAGCAACTTGCGATGCCCGATGCGCGCGCGCCCGAAGCCGCAGTGCCGGTCGAAGACCCGGCGGAAGGGGACGAGATCGTCGTGACCGGCTCGATCGTCGAGGCGCAGCGTTCGTCGGTGTTGCAGAAGCGCATGGCCGACAATCTGGTCGACATCGCCGCCGCCGATGCGGTCGGCCGTTTCCCCGACCAGAACAGCGCCGCCGCGCTCGCCCGTCTCCCCGCCGTCGCCGTGCAGCGCGACCAGGGGCAGGAACGCTATATCCAGGTGCGCGGCGCGCCCAATCGCTGGACCTCGGTCAGCATCGACAATGTGCCGGTCATCGGCGTTGACGAAGGCGGCACCACCCGCGCGTATCGCTTCGACGCGATCCCGGCGGTGCTGCTCAGCGGCCTTGCGATCAACAAGTCGCTGACCTCGAACCTGCAGGCGGAGGCGATCGTCGCCAATATCGACCTGCGCACCTATTCGCCGATGAGCGAGAAGGGCCTGAACGTCCAGGGCGATCTCGGCTATGGCATCATGGCGCTGGGCGGTGGCGAACAGCGGCAAGGGTCGCTGCGCGCAAGCTGGTCGAACGACGTGTTCGGCGTGGTGCTGGGCGGGTCGCATTATCGCCGCCATCAGGTGACCGACAATCGCGAGGTCGGGCTGTACGACGAACCGACCAGTGCCACCGACACCCAATTCGGCCCGACCGAAATCGACATCCGCAGCTATCGCCTGATCCGCGAGAATAACGGTTTGTTCGCCGGCCTCGAATATCAGCCGGTCGAAGGGCAGCGCTTGTGGGCCAAGGCGATCTACACCGATTTCAACGACGACGAACAGCGCAACCAGTATGAATTGCGGCTCGACCGGGCGGCATCGGGCACGCGCAACCTGACCGGGGGCGATCTGGTGCAAGTGCCGGTGCGCGGCACGTTCAACGACGGCCAGTATCGTACCCGCAACTATATCAACACCATCGGCGGCGAGCTGGACGACGGCCACGGGCTGAAGGCTTCGGTGGCGCTCAACTATACCCGGACCGAGAACACGACCTATCTGCCGCTGGTGCAGGCGAGCACGCCGGCCGCCGCCTCACCCTCGCTGACCTATGATTTCCGCGATCCGCGCTTTCCGATCGTGCAGCTCTATGCGACCAATGCCGGCACGGTGCCGACGCGCGGCGCCGCGCTGTCGGGCTTCGACCAGCGCACGCTCGCCGCGCCGATCGCGATCATCGGCCGGCAGGACAGCTTCACCGACAGCTACACCATCAAGTTCGACGTCTCGCAGGAGATGGACGACGTCACCGTGTCGGGCGGCGGCCTCTATACCGACCGGTCGATCAGCGGCTTCACCTTCGCCACCGCCAATATCATCAACCTCGCCAGCTTCCCCGCCGGATCGGGGCTGGGCTTCGACGTCAACCGCTACGTCACCGACCAGCGCTGGGACACGAACTTCCCGCTCGGCTTCACGCTGAACAATATCGACAACCGGGCGATGCGCCGCGATATCGACACCATCGTCGCGCGGCTGCGGACGCTGGGCGTCTATGATCCGGCGCGCGACGTGCCGGTCAGCAACCGCTATGCACTCGGCGAAAAGCTGCTCGCCGGATACGGCATGGCGAAGTTGACGTTCGACGGCGGGCAGGTCGTCGCCGGCCTGCGCGTCGAGCATTTCGACCTCGACAATCGCGGCACCGCGACGCTGGCCGGCGGACGGTTGCAGCCGCTTTCCGCCGGGCAGCGCTATACCGACCTGTTCCCCAGCCTGAACACCCGCTTCGACCTGACCGACCGACTGGTGTTTCGCATCGCCGGACAGCGCGGCATCGCCCGGCCATCCTTTGGCGAGGTGCGCGTGGGTTCCTCGATCGACGACACCGCCTCGCCCGGCCAGATCGGCGGCGGCAACCCGACGCTGCGCCCCGAATATACCTGGGGCATCGACGCCAGCCTCGAATATTATCTGCCGGGCAGCGGCATATTGTCGGTCGCGGGTTTCCACCGCTGGGTCGACAATGTCCTCTACGGCAATACCCAGCGCGTCGGCAGCAATGCGTTCGATGCCGGTGGTATCGACCGTTCGGGCTATCTGCTGTCCTCGACCTTCAACGGCCAGAGCGGCAAGCTCTACGGCGTCGAACTGAACTATCAGCAGCAATTCACCTTTCTGCCCGGCGCACTCGACGGCTTCGGCTTCCAGGGCAATCTGACGCTGATCGACGGCAGCTTCGACACGGCGGAGCGGCAGGACATCCGCTTCCCCGGCACGTCGAACCGCATCGCCAATGCCTCGCTCTACTACGAGAAGTTCGGCCTGTCGGCGCGGGTCAGCTATCAGCATCGCACCCGCTGGCTCGACACGCTGGGCGGCCTGGGACTCGGCGGCGGCAGCGACGAATATCGCGCCGGCTACGACAATGTCGACGTCGCGATCCGTTATGCGGTGACGCCGAACCTGTCGCTCTACGCCGACCTCAATAACCTCACCGACGCGGTCTACTCTGCCTATCAGGGCAATGAAGGCCGACCGACCGAAGTCGAACAGATCGGTCGCCGTTACATGGGCGGCATCCGCTTCAACTTTTGATCCAGACATCGAAGGATACGACATGCGCCATTTCCTCGCGCTGACGGCGTTGCTTGTCGTCACCGTTCCGCCCGCGACGCTTGCCGTTGCGCATCAGGCCACGCCCGCCGTCCAGCACCAGCGCGTGCTGCCGCTGGAAGGCGGTCAGAATTTCCGCGACCTCGGCGGCTATCGCACCCGTGACGGGCGGCAGGTAAAATGGGGGCTGCTCTATCGCTCGGGGGCAATGAACAACCTGACCGATCGCGATTTCCGGGAACTCGAAGCACGCGGCATCCGCACCGTCTGCGACTTTCGCTCGACCCGCGAACGCAACAGCGCGCCCGTCCGTTGGCCCGGCAATGCCCGGCCGGCGATCTTCGCAGACGATTACAGCATGGACCGCGACTTCGCCGGACTGATGCGCCCGAACCTGACCGTCGAACAGGCAACAGAAGCGATGACCGCCGCCTATACCCAGATGCCGCTGCGCTTCGCCAGCCAGTATCGCCGGATGTTCGGTGAGTTGGTTGCCGGGCGCGTGCCGCTCGCCTTCAACTGCTCGGCGGGCAAGGACCGCACCGGCATCGCCGCGGCGCTGGTGCTGACCGTGCTGGGAGTGCCGCAGGCGACGGTGATGAAGGACTATCTGCTGTCGAACCGCTATTACGACCCGCGCAAGGGTGCCAGCGGCACCGCCGCCGACGATCAGACCGCCGCGTTCATGAGGCGCCTGGCACCCGATGCGTTGAAGGCGCTGATGGGCGTCGATCGCCGCTATCTCGATGCCGCGTTCGCGACGATGCGCGCGCAGCCCGGCGGGTTCGACGGCTATCTGCGCAACCAGCTCGGCCTCGACCCCGCCGCGATCAGGACGTTGCGCACCCGCTTCCTGACCCGCGCCTGACCCGCGTAACACCGCCGTCATGCGGATGGCGCATGGCGGCGGTGTGGAGCAATGCCCGCCCCCCGACGCCGCAGAACCTGGCACCGCGACCCTGCTCGCCTTTTCCGCGCCGATGCTGGTGATCGTCGGCGTAGAACTGGCATGGCGGGTCTATTTGCCCGCGCACCTGTCCGGCACGTTCGGCCTGTCGCTGGCGGCGATCGGCACATTGCTGCTCGCCGCGCGGTTGTTCGACATGGCCGCCGACCCGGTGGTCGCCTGGGCAAGCGACCGCTTCGCCACCCGCTGGGGCCATCGCCGGCCGTGGCTGGTGGCGTCGCTGCCCCCGCTGCTACTGGGAATCGCCGGCCTGTTCTTCGCCGGTCCCTCTGTTGGGATCGCGGCCGTCGTCGTCGCCGGCCTCGCGCTGCATCTCGGCTATACGCTGCTCGCGACGCCGCATGGCGGCTGGGCGCTGGAAATGGCCGGCAGCCCTCGCGGGCGGATGCGGGTGATGACCGCAAGGACATGGGTCGCGCTCGCTGGCGTCGTCATGCTGCTGATCGCGCCGAGCGTGCTGGAACGCGCGCTGGATGCCGACCGGGCGGCGCAGGTCGCGGCGCTGGGCTGGACCATGCTGGTCCTCACCCCGCTCACCATCGTCCTCGCGCTCCGATCCGTCACCGAGCCGCCGCCCGTTCCCTGCACACCCTCGACGCGCCGGACGCCTTGGCGTACCTTTGCCGCGGTGCTCGCGATGCCGACGCTGTGGCCGATCCTGCTGCTCTACCTGCTGGCCGGCCTTGCCGAGGCGGGCAGTGCCGCGATCTTCCTGCTCCTCGTCGATCGCGCGCTCGACCTGCCCGGCTGGGGCAGCAGCCTGTTGCTGGTACAGGCGATCGCCACGCTGGTCGCGCTCCCGCTGTGGGGCCGGATCGGAAAGGCGATCGGCGGCCGGTCGCTGTTGACGCTCTTCTATGGCTGGCAAATGCTGACCCTTCCGGTGGCGCTCGTGCTGCCCGGCGGTTCGATCGTCGCCGCGACGGTGTTCATGCTCGCGCGCGGGGCGATGGGCGGCGTCGACTTCATGGCGCTGCGGGCGATGGTCGCCGACAACGCCGGCACCGCGCGCGAACGCGGCATGCCATCGGGCGCGATCTGCTATTCGGTCAGCAACATGACGCTCCGGCTGGGCATGGGGGTCGGGCCGCTGCTGGTCTTCGCGTCATTGGCGTCGGCCGGCATCACCGATGTCGCCGCACCGATCGACCTGCCGACCGACAGCCAGGCCGCGTTGCGCTTGATATACGTCGCACCGCTGTTCCTGTCGGCGCTGTTCGGCATGATCTTTGCGCTACGACATCGTGGATTCTCCAGCCACACAGTTGGCGAGGGAGGCGTCGAGCGGGAGGAAGGTGATTTGGAGATGTTCGTCACACGCGCTGGCGAAGCCGAGCACATAAATGCCCAGTCGGAGCGAGATGAGCCCGACGAGCGCCGCTAGGAACCGGTTGGCCATGCGGTTGCGCTGGACGCCCACAAGCAGCCCTGCCGTCACCGCGCCGTTGGCGGCCAATATTGTCAGTGTCCAGTTGAGCGTCCCCACCGGTCCAGCGGGCCACCTGTGAGGACCCGGGCCCAGCACCGCAATTCTCGTTGGGATCGACAAACGGGACACCCTGAGCCTTCCCAAAAACCCGCCGCCGGGTGTGTGGCGAGACACCTGATCCAAGAATGAGTGAGCGAGACTAGCGCTACGCTGTATATCCGTTATGCTGGATATATGGAAAAAGATTCGGCTATCGCTGTGTTTGGTGCGCTGGCGCAGGGAACGCGCCTGAATGTGTTCCGTCTGCTAGTTCGCCACGAACCTGCTGGGATGGCGGCCGGCGAAATCGCGCGCCAGCTCGACGTGCCGCAAAACACCATGTCGGCGCACCTCGCCATTCTCGCACGCGCCGGTCTGGTCCGCTCCGAACGCCATAGCCGGTCGATCATCTATCGCGCCGATCTGGACGGCCTGCGCGCGCTGACGCTGTTCCTCGTCAAGGACTGTTGCGCGGGCAACGCGGAGTTGTGCGCGCCGCTCATCGCCGAACTCGCCCCCTGCTGCTGAAAGGACGCCCCGTGGCCGTCGATATCGTCATCTATCACAACCCCGCGTGCGGCACGTCCCGCAACACGCTCGCCATGATCCGCAATGCCGGCATCGAGCCGCATGTGGTGGAGTATCTGAAAACCCCGCCCGCACGCGCACTGCTGGTCGAGCTGATCGACCGCGCCGGCATGACGCCCCGCGAGCTGCTGCGCGAGAAGGGGACGCCCTATGCGGAGCTGAGCCTGGGTGACACGTCGCTGTCCGACGACGCGCTGCTCGATGCGATGATGGCACATCCGATCCTCATCAACCGCCCGCTGGTCGTCTCGCCGCTCGGCGTGAAGCTGTGCCGCCCGTCCGAAGCCGTCCTCGATCTGCTGCCGAGCGGCCAGCTCGCCGCGTTCGCCAAGGAAGACGGCGAACAGGTGGTCGATGCGTCGGGTCAGCGCGTCGTCTGATGCTGCTTGCCGTCCTGATCTTCGTCGCGACGATCGCGCTCGTCATCTGGCAACCCAAAGGCCTCGGCATCGGGTGGAGCGCGATGGGCGGGGCGGTCGTGGCGCTGCTCGCGGGCGTCGTCACCCTGTCCGACGTGCCGGTGGTATGGGGGATCGTCTGGAACGCGACGGCCGCGTTCGTCGCGATCATCGTCATCAGCCTGTTGCTCGATAAAGCCGGGTTCTTCGAGTGGGCGGCGCTGCATGTCGCTCGCTGGGGCGGAGGGCATGGCCGCCGGCTGTTCGTCCTGATCGTGCTGCTCGGCGCAGGCGTGTCAGCGCTGTTCGCCAATGATGGCGCGGCGCTGATCCTGACGCCGATCGTCATCGCCATGCTGCGGGCGCTGGGGTTCAAGGACAAGGCGACGCTGGCGTTCGTCATGGCGGCGGGGTTCATCGCTGACACCGCCAGCCTGCCGCTGGTCGTCTCCAACCTCGTCAACATCGTGTCGGCCGACTTCTTCAAAATCGGGTTCGGCAACTATGCGGCGGTGATGGTGCCGGTCGACCTGATGTCGATCGCCGCCACGCTGGGCGCGCTGCTGCTCTTCTTCCGACGCGACATACCGCAGGAATACGATGTGGCTGCGCTCCGCGCGCCCGATGCCGCGATCCGTGACGCCGCGACCTTCCGCGCCGGATGGATCGTCCTTGCGCTCCTGCTCGCCGGTTTCTTCCTGCTCGAACCGCTCGGCGTGCCGGTCAGCGCCGTCGCCGCTGCCGGCGCGATCCTGCTGCTGGTGATCGCCGGGCAGGGTCATGTGATCGAGACGCGCAAGGTGCTGCGCGGCGCGCCGTGGCAGGTCGTGATCTTCTCGCTCGGCATGTACCTGGTCGTCTATGGCCTGCGGAACGCAGGGTTGACCGACCATCTGGCGGCGCTGCTCGATCGCACCGCGCAAGGCGGGGTGTGGGGTGCGGCGCTGGGAACGGGCGTGATCGCTGCCGTCCTCTCTTCGGTGATGAACAACATGCCGACCGTGCTGGTGGGCGCGCTGTCGATCGACGCCACCCACGCGACCGGGGCTATCAGGGAAGCGATGATCTACGCCAATGTCATCGGCTGCGATCTTGGCCCCAAGCTGACCCCGATCGGCTCGCTCGCGACGCTGCTGTGGCTGCACGTCCTGGGACAGAAGGGCGTCAGGATCGGATGGGGCTATTATTTCCGCGTCGGGGTCACACTGACGGTGCCTGTCCTGCTCATCACGCTGGCGGCGCTCGCGCTGCGGATTGGAATTGCCTGATGCCGCTGCGCGACCTTGCCGATCCCGACCATCTGCCGGCACTCGATCGGCGTTACGCGCTCGATCGCCTGGCCTTCGGGCTGGGCGCTGGTGATCCGCCACCCCGCATCCTCCTGCTCTACGGATCGCTTCGCGAGTGATCCTATTCGCGCTTGTGCGTTGAGGAGGCGGCGCGCCTGCTCCGCTTCTTCGGCTGTGAAACACGCATTTTCGATCCCGCTACGCTGCCGCTCCCGGACCAGCACGCCGGCGACGATCATCCGGCCGTCCACGAACTGCGCGAGCTGTCGATGTGGTCGGAGGGGCAGGTGTGGTGCAGCCCCGAGCGCCACGGCCAGATTACCGGCATCATGAAGCTGCAAATCGACCATCTGCCACTCAACATGGGCGGGATGCGCCCGACGCAGGGCCGCACCCTCGCGGTCATGCAGGTGTCGGCCGGATCGCAGTCTTTCAACAGCGTCAACACGCTGCGCGTGCTTGGCCGCTGGATGCGGATGGTGACGATCCCCAACCAGTCGTCGGTCGCCAAGGCGTTCGCCGAGTTCGATGATGCCGGGCGGATGAAGCCGTCGAGCTATTACGACCGGATCGTGGACATGATGGAAGAGCTGGTGCGCTTCACCGTCCTGCTGCGCCCTCATACTGCACAACTGGTCGATCGCTATTCCGAACGAAAGGAAGCCGGCGTGCCGATCAAAACCGCCACGGACCTATCCAGCATCGCGACCTCGCCGCAATCCTGACGGCTTTCCCGATTGGGAACGGCGAGCGAGACGACCGCGGCATTCCCCATCGGGGTCGCATAGTGGGAAAGCCGCGGTCCACGCTCGCATCGGCAGTCGGACCGGTATGTGTTATCGCAAGGCTATGCACGGTAGCGCCAGATATGTCGTTGAGCTTCGGCCGGAGCCTGAGTTTGCCAACCGCTGGGGGGTGCGCTCTGTCATTGATGGTAGGTGGCTCCCTGTCGTGTACCCCACCGAGAAAGAAGCCAAGGAAGCCCTGAAGGTGATCGGTTGATCCCTATTGGGATCGTAAAGCGGGATCACCATCCGGCATCACTGCCTGCGATCATCGTCATCCGAGGGATGCGTGCGGAGCAATTTCCATATGCCTGCACGACCTCCACGGTGATCGATGCCTGGGCCAACGGCCAGATTGCCCGGACAGTCTCATCGGCACGGCGAATGGTCGCGCGGCCGTTCAGCCGCACCCGACGTTGCCGTTCGAAATCCATGAACAGCATCCCGATGCCCGGATTGACACGCAGATTGCCAAGGCTGTTGTAGAGGCCATTGCCGGGGAAGTCGGGGAACACAACTTCCCGTTCGTTCATGACCTTCAGCGCTGGCAGGGCGGTCCCGTCGGCGCGATATTCCCGCCCCCGAAAGCTGCAATCGCACATACCGTCGGCATCGGCGGTGCCGATGAAGAAGAAGGGCTGCGCCTCGATAAAGCGGGCAAAGGCAGGAGAAAGCACAGGTCGCATCATCCCGGCGAGGCTGCGGGCATCCCATTGATAGCTGCTTGGGAAACTTGCGCGCATCTCCAGCTCGCCGACGTGCCCCAGCCCAGAGGCATCAATGTCAGGGCGTTCAGCGCTCGGCATGGTCGTAATCCTTGATTATGAACGTCCAAACGCATAAACAAACGACCGTTCGTTTTCAATAGAGGGCTTATGACCAAGACCAGCAGGGCCGCGATAGTCGACGCAGCGGTACAGCTCATCCGCGAGCGCGGCTTCGCCGGCATGTCGATGCAGGAACTCGCCGATCGCGTCGGCCTCCTGAAAGGTAGTTTATATAGCCACTTTCCCAGCAAAGCGGCGCTGGTGCCGGAGGTGCTTGCCAAGGTCGAGGCCGAACTGTTGCAACCGGAAGAGGATGGCGACTGGCTGGGCAATTATGAAAGAAACGTTCGTGCGCTTGCCCAGCATCTGATCCAGAACGACAAATGCCTTGGCTTTCAACTCCTCTACGGCCTTGCCGAGAAGGACGGCGAACTGCGTAAGTCGGTCGGCGCATTCTTCAGGAATATCGAGTCCCGCCTCACCGCAAACTTGGCACGTGGGATGGAGCAGGAAACTGCCGAATACCTTGCGCGCGACACTTTGACGTGGATCGAGGGATGCACATTATGGACGGCGCTCGATGGCGACCCGATCCCGATGCGGAGCGCGTTGGAGGCGCTGATTGCCCGCGCCGAAACATATGGGCAGCCGATCGAAGCGCCAACGGTTCGCGACCTACTGGATCGAACGATGGGAGACTGGCGACGCGCCAGCCAAGCGGAACGCCGCCTCGCGGAACGCGTTGTGACCTTGGAAGCCGACTATACCAACATCCAAGCGGCGTTTGCTGGGCATGTGGAAGCCGAGAGCTGCTTTCGATAATTGGTGACCAAAGGCCGTTCTCGACAACGAACGGGTCGCGAGACGGCGCAGGCGTTCTCGAAATCGATCGAAAAAAGAGAACTAAAAGGCATTCTTGAAATCATATCGGCAAGCGTTTTGGGAAAGCTCACGCATCCTTCAACAATGTCGGCGGATAAGATATCAGCATGGGTCGATCACCAAGCGGGGCTTGGTCGGCAGGGCTTGGGACTGCTGCCGGAGCAGATTTTTATTTACGCACCTGACAGGCATGTCGCCGACAGCGGGAACGGGATCGTAGGTGCCCAACGAACCGTGCGCATCTGCTGACTTGGGTCTGAGAGGGCTGTATGCAGGTCCGGTGAGCCCTTCCCCCATCGAAATCCACCGGACACGCCAGCCTTTTGCGGACGACCTCCCGTCGGCGAAACAGGCGCACATAACAGGCCGGGCATAAGCGCTCCGATGGCGAGGCAACTGGATGATCCGCGCGAGCTGTTGATCGATGCAACCATTGCACTGGTTGCCGAGAACGGACTTGCCGCCTTTTCGCTGCGCACGGTAAGCGCGGCGATCGGGCGAAGCACGGGGGTGGTCTTCCATCATTTCGGCGGCAAGGACGGGTTGCTCGCCGCCGCAGCCGAGGTAGCGCTCGGGCGCGATACGGCATTCCACACCGTCATGTTTGAAGACTTCGACGGCATCTGTAGCGATGCGTCGATCACCGCCGATGTCGTGTCACACTATGTCGCGGCGCGCACGGCCAGCGCGGACCCCGTAATCCGCTTCTGGTGGGAACTGACCTTCCATACCGACAGGTGGCCGGGTGCTGGCGCAAGCCGTCTGCGGCACCATGCGATGCAGGTCGATTTCTGGCAGCGAGTGTTAGTACCGCTGGGCGCGCGCACTGATCTTGCCGCGTGCATCACCGATCTCGTGTCGATGGAATCCATCTTTGCGTCGGTCCTGCATCGTGAACCCTCTTACGATCTCCTGATGCGCGAGACGATCCGACAGGTGGTGGGACACCGCGGTCGGACGCCAGACAGTGTCGCGCACCGGCTGTCGTTGTCGGCACCGCCGGCGGCACCGCGCATCTCCATCGGCGAGGGGATGGCAGCGCAACTTGTCGAGAGCGCCGCGCGACAGATATCGTTGTACGGCGTCGGCGCATTAAACCATCGCCGGCTGACGGCGATCGCCGGAGCCTCGTCATCAATGATTGTCTATCATTTCGGCAATACCGAACGCTTTGCCGAACAGGCCATTTGGGCGGCGCTGTTGCAGAAGCTACCATCGACGCTCGATTACGAGGCGGCGGTCGTCGGTGAGCGTCAGGACCCTGCAAAATGGTCCACCGGCTTGCTGCGGATGCTGGGGATCGGCAACGCCGACGCCTTCTATGTCGGCTATGCCCGCATCGTCGGGCAGACCTGCTTGCTCGCGCGAAACAACCCGGCGTTCGTGCCGCTGGTGCGGCATCTGCGGATACTGGAAGGCGCCGGCATCCACCATGCGAGCCGGACGGAATGGCCCGCCTCATTCGAACTGACACGGGCGCAGGCGGCGGCGTTCGCTATCTGGATCAAAGGCTTTGCATTGAGCGAAGCCCCGGTGATCGGCGAGGCGGCTGCCCGCCAGCGCCTGACGGATGTCATCGATATCCTCACGGCAAGCCTGTAGGGTACATCGAACGGGCGTTACGCTGTTTGGATGGATAGAACTGCTGCTGCCCGCCAATGAGCGATCATCAATCGAATCGCCGTCATAAAACTGTTGCGGATCGTCGGTAGTGCCACTGCCAACAACAAAACAACCGTTACGTCCGAGGCTATCAATCGCAACCGCGCGCTGAACGCCCGCGGTTGCGATCGCCAGCTCTCGCGTGCGGTAAAAGGGGCGCTTCGATCATGCAGATACTCTCCTCCCGCCGGTTCCGGCATTCGACCGTCGCGTGCGGTGCGCTGGCCGCGGCGCTTCTGGCCAGTCCGGCTTTCGCCCAGTCGACACCGCCGGCCGCGAGCGCCGACGTCCCGACCGGGGATGATGCGGAGATCGTCGTAACGGCGCAGAAGCGCACGCAGACGCTGCTTCAGGTCCCCTCGGCGGTACTTGCGATCAGCGGCGACCGGTTGCGTGAAACCGGCACCACGAACTTCCTGCAACTGACCCAGCAGACACCCGGCGTCATCGCCTCGAACCAGTTGGTCGGTGGCCGGACCATCCAGACCTTTACCATTCGTGGCATCGGCTATGATGATTTCCGCCCCAATGGCAGTCCCTCGGCCGCCGTGCATTTCGACGGCGTCTATCAGGGATCGTCAGCGCTGATCGGTGGCCAGATGTTCGACGTGGCACGGGTCGAGATCCTGAAGGGGCCGCAGGGAACACTTTATGGCCGCAACACCACCGCCGGCGCGGTCAACGTGATCTCGCAGAAGCCCGGGACCACGTCCGAAGGCTATGCGATGCTTGACTATGCGCGTTTCGGTAGCGTCCGCGCAGAAGGCGCAGTCAACGTACCGGTCAACGATGCCGTCGCGGTTCGCGTTTCGGGCGTCTACGACCGGACCGACGGTTTCCTGACCAATGTCGGGTCAGGCCGGTTCGGCGGCAGCACGCCCAATCCTGCGATCCCGGCCAACGGCAACCCGGCGCGCGACGACCAGGCAGCGGGATCGACCTTCTACGCCGGACGCGCGCTGGTATCGGTGCAAGCCGGTACTGGCACGGCGTTGCTGCTGAACCTGCACGGCTTCGACGAAACGGGCGGTCAGGCGCAAGCCGAGCGGACGCTGGCGACCGGGACCTATGCCGCCAATGCACCCTATACCTTCGACGCCAACGTCGTCCCGCGGCTTTCCAAGCAGAATTACGGCGGGTCGCTGACGCTGACGCAGGATGTGGGCGACACGGTGGAGATGACCGTAGTCGGCGGCTACGAACATTTGAAGCAGCGCTACACCTGGAACGACGGACAGCCGATCCGGCAGTTCGACATTGCCTATCGCGACCGTCTGGAACAGGGATCGGTCGAGGCGCGGTTGCAGAACCGCGTCGGGACCACGTTCGACTGGGTCGTTGGCGGGGCCTATTTCCGCGACGATACCACCCTCGACAGTACGCTTGATAGTTCGGACGTGTTTCGCACCGTGTTCGACGCGGCCTATCGTCAGAAACGCAGCAGTTGGGCAGTGTTCGGCGATGGCACCTATCATCTGAACGATGCGCTCAAACTGGGGATCGGTTTGCGGTACACGCGCGAGAACAGCCGCTTCCTCGGTGCCACCGTGGATGCCAACCCCTATGGAACGTCCGTGGCCGGAGCAGCGCTGCCGGGTATTCCCGTCGCCTTCGACAACCGGTTCGAGGACGGACGCCTGTCGGGCAAAAGCTC
This window harbors:
- a CDS encoding helix-turn-helix transcriptional regulator, which translates into the protein MEKDSAIAVFGALAQGTRLNVFRLLVRHEPAGMAAGEIARQLDVPQNTMSAHLAILARAGLVRSERHSRSIIYRADLDGLRALTLFLVKDCCAGNAELCAPLIAELAPCC
- a CDS encoding TonB-dependent receptor encodes the protein MSSIAIAAATIAATPASAQQLAMPDARAPEAAVPVEDPAEGDEIVVTGSIVEAQRSSVLQKRMADNLVDIAAADAVGRFPDQNSAAALARLPAVAVQRDQGQERYIQVRGAPNRWTSVSIDNVPVIGVDEGGTTRAYRFDAIPAVLLSGLAINKSLTSNLQAEAIVANIDLRTYSPMSEKGLNVQGDLGYGIMALGGGEQRQGSLRASWSNDVFGVVLGGSHYRRHQVTDNREVGLYDEPTSATDTQFGPTEIDIRSYRLIRENNGLFAGLEYQPVEGQRLWAKAIYTDFNDDEQRNQYELRLDRAASGTRNLTGGDLVQVPVRGTFNDGQYRTRNYINTIGGELDDGHGLKASVALNYTRTENTTYLPLVQASTPAAASPSLTYDFRDPRFPIVQLYATNAGTVPTRGAALSGFDQRTLAAPIAIIGRQDSFTDSYTIKFDVSQEMDDVTVSGGGLYTDRSISGFTFATANIINLASFPAGSGLGFDVNRYVTDQRWDTNFPLGFTLNNIDNRAMRRDIDTIVARLRTLGVYDPARDVPVSNRYALGEKLLAGYGMAKLTFDGGQVVAGLRVEHFDLDNRGTATLAGGRLQPLSAGQRYTDLFPSLNTRFDLTDRLVFRIAGQRGIARPSFGEVRVGSSIDDTASPGQIGGGNPTLRPEYTWGIDASLEYYLPGSGILSVAGFHRWVDNVLYGNTQRVGSNAFDAGGIDRSGYLLSSTFNGQSGKLYGVELNYQQQFTFLPGALDGFGFQGNLTLIDGSFDTAERQDIRFPGTSNRIANASLYYEKFGLSARVSYQHRTRWLDTLGGLGLGGGSDEYRAGYDNVDVAIRYAVTPNLSLYADLNNLTDAVYSAYQGNEGRPTEVEQIGRRYMGGIRFNF
- a CDS encoding tyrosine-protein phosphatase, with product MRHFLALTALLVVTVPPATLAVAHQATPAVQHQRVLPLEGGQNFRDLGGYRTRDGRQVKWGLLYRSGAMNNLTDRDFRELEARGIRTVCDFRSTRERNSAPVRWPGNARPAIFADDYSMDRDFAGLMRPNLTVEQATEAMTAAYTQMPLRFASQYRRMFGELVAGRVPLAFNCSAGKDRTGIAAALVLTVLGVPQATVMKDYLLSNRYYDPRKGASGTAADDQTAAFMRRLAPDALKALMGVDRRYLDAAFATMRAQPGGFDGYLRNQLGLDPAAIRTLRTRFLTRA
- a CDS encoding MFS transporter, whose product is MRMAHGGGVEQCPPPDAAEPGTATLLAFSAPMLVIVGVELAWRVYLPAHLSGTFGLSLAAIGTLLLAARLFDMAADPVVAWASDRFATRWGHRRPWLVASLPPLLLGIAGLFFAGPSVGIAAVVVAGLALHLGYTLLATPHGGWALEMAGSPRGRMRVMTARTWVALAGVVMLLIAPSVLERALDADRAAQVAALGWTMLVLTPLTIVLALRSVTEPPPVPCTPSTRRTPWRTFAAVLAMPTLWPILLLYLLAGLAEAGSAAIFLLLVDRALDLPGWGSSLLLVQAIATLVALPLWGRIGKAIGGRSLLTLFYGWQMLTLPVALVLPGGSIVAATVFMLARGAMGGVDFMALRAMVADNAGTARERGMPSGAICYSVSNMTLRLGMGVGPLLVFASLASAGITDVAAPIDLPTDSQAALRLIYVAPLFLSALFGMIFALRHRGFSSHTVGEGGVEREEGDLEMFVTRAGEAEHINAQSERDEPDERR
- the arsC gene encoding arsenate reductase (glutaredoxin) (This arsenate reductase requires both glutathione and glutaredoxin to convert arsenate to arsenite, after which the efflux transporter formed by ArsA and ArsB can extrude the arsenite from the cell, providing resistance.); the protein is MAVDIVIYHNPACGTSRNTLAMIRNAGIEPHVVEYLKTPPARALLVELIDRAGMTPRELLREKGTPYAELSLGDTSLSDDALLDAMMAHPILINRPLVVSPLGVKLCRPSEAVLDLLPSGQLAAFAKEDGEQVVDASGQRVV